A single region of the Lacipirellulaceae bacterium genome encodes:
- the fliJ gene encoding flagellar export protein FliJ — translation MPRYQFQLETLRKLRLQERDARSVKLAEAFRAEEILLERCAEVKDEIVTLRQQQQEIVVSQSPDVAQLLESQRYQASLETQVRTMRDQAATLQQEIERRRLALVEADREVRVLDKLDERRFAEYQLAAQRAEAKVLDEVGTNMVGGERQ, via the coding sequence ATGCCACGTTATCAATTCCAACTCGAAACACTTCGCAAGCTCCGTTTGCAAGAACGTGATGCGCGGAGCGTAAAGCTGGCAGAAGCGTTTCGTGCGGAAGAGATCCTTTTAGAGAGGTGTGCGGAAGTCAAAGACGAGATTGTAACCCTTCGGCAGCAACAGCAGGAAATTGTGGTCAGCCAATCCCCCGACGTCGCCCAATTGCTCGAGTCCCAACGCTACCAAGCTTCCCTAGAAACTCAGGTGCGCACGATGCGCGATCAGGCGGCAACATTGCAACAAGAAATCGAGCGACGTCGCCTTGCTCTTGTCGAAGCGGATCGCGAAGTTCGCGTCCTCGACAAGCTCGACGAGCGCCGGTTCGCCGAATACCAACTGGCTGCACAACGAGCAGAAGCCAAAGTTCTCGACGAAGTTGGCACGAACATGGTCGGAGGTGAACGGCAATGA